Proteins from one Prinia subflava isolate CZ2003 ecotype Zambia chromosome 4, Cam_Psub_1.2, whole genome shotgun sequence genomic window:
- the ERP27 gene encoding endoplasmic reticulum resident protein 27 translates to MARRRQAGTMGTSVLLCLFVILLTRCSPAGCAGGSDSASHSTASTTEKPILLNSIADAEAFISGTEVAVIGFFQDPQSPEAEQFRLAAAQIPEVPFGLSSSAAVLSHLGASANTVALFRRVDNDRRDLDMNNREVDAKKLTRFVRMNELRLVTEYNPVTSIGVMQSSLQFNLLLITDKMSPNHPERMRKFQATAELYKGKILFILLDSNLKSNERVLSYFQLKKSQLPALAIFHTPDDEHDVLTVDEISIEHVQDFCNRFLQRMQKKEDKSEEKPLNEEL, encoded by the exons ATGGCGAGGAGAAGGCAAGCTGGTACCATGGGCACATCTGTCCTCCTGTGCCTCTTTGTTATCCTGCTTACCAGATGCTCCCCAGCAGGGTGTGCTGGAGGGAGTGACTCTGCATCCCACA gcacagccagcaccaCGGAGAAACCTATCCTGTTAAACAGCATCGCAGATGCCGAAGCCTTCATCAGTGGTACAGAGGTGGCAGTCATTGGATTCTTCCAG GACCCGCAGAGCCCCGAAGCGGAGCAGTTTCGCCTGGCGGCCGCACAAATCCCGGAGGTGCCCTTCGGCCTCAGCAGCAGCGCCGCCGTGCTGTCCCACCTCGGCGCCTCGGCGAACACCGTCGCGCTGTTCCGCAGG GTAGACAATGACCGGCGGGATCTGGATATGAACAACAGAGAGGTGGATGCCAAGAAGCTGACTCGCTTCGTTCGAATGAACGAGCTGCGCCTGGTGACGGAGTACAACCCTGTG acATCAATAGGTGTGATGCAGAGTTCACTCCAGTTTAACCTCCTCCTGATCACAGACAAGATGTCTCCAAATCACCCTGAGCGGATGCGCAAGTTTCAGGCAACAGCAGAGCTCTACAAGGGGAAG ATTCTCTTTATCCTGTTAGACAGCAATTTGAAGAGCAATGAACGAGTACTGTCGTACTTCCAATTGAAGAAatcccagctgccagctctggctATATTCCACACACCAGATGATGAGCACGACGTGTTGACTGTGGATGAAATCTCCATTGAGCATGTACAGGACTTCTGTAATCGTTTCCTACAAAGAATGCAAAAG AAAGAAGACAAGTCTGAGGAGAAGCCCCTCAATGAAGAACTTTGA
- the ARHGDIB gene encoding rho GDP-dissociation inhibitor 2, with protein sequence MTEKTQEPHVEDDDDELDGKLNYKPPPQKTLQELQELDKDDESLAKYKKSLLGDGPVVVDPTAPNVVVTRLTLVCDSAPGPITMDLTGDLEALKKETFILKEGVEYRVKIHFKVNRDIVSGLKYVQHTYRTGVKVDKATFMVGSYGPRPEEYEFLTPIEEAPKGMLARGTYHNKSFFTDDDKHDHLTWEWNLAIKKEWTE encoded by the exons ATGACTGAGAAGACACAAGAACCTCATGTGGAGGATGACGATGATGAGCTGGATGGGAAACTCAATTACAAACCTCCTCCCCAGAAaacactgcaggagctgcaagAGTTGGACAAGGATGATGAAAGCCTTGCTAAATACAAGAAGTCCCTGCTGGGAGATGGACCTGTGGTAGTAG ACCCAACAGCTCCCAATGTGGTGGTCACCCGACTCACTCTGGTGTGTGACTCTGCTCCAGGACCGATCACTATGGACCTTACAG GTGACCTTGAAGCACTCAAGAAAGAGACCTTCATATTAAAGGAAGGGGTGGAATACAGAGTTAAGATCCACTTCAAA GTAAACAGGGACATTGTGTCAGGACTGAAATATGTGCAGCACACCTACCGGACAGGCGTGAAGG TGGACAAAGCCACGTTCATGGTTGGCAGCTATGGGCCACGGCCAGAGGAGTATGAGTTCCTGACACCTATTGAAGAGGCTCCTAAGGGTATGCTGGCTCGAGGCACCTATCACAACAAATCCTTCTTCACGGATGATGACAAGCATGACCATCTCACCTGGGAATGGAACCTGGCCATCAAGAAGGAATGGACAGAATGA